TAGGATAAATTCTTCTGACAAGCTAATCATACCATAATTCCCTTGAAAACCATAGTTTATTGAGTATACATTGACATTCTGTCAAAAGAATGATAATGTTAGTTAGTAAATTTTTGAATAGAGGAGGTTGAACAATGGCAACCAAAAAAGCAGCACTTGCATGTTCAGATTGTGGCTCCAGAAACTATTCTAAAGCCGTCAGTGAAGGAAAACGTGGAGAACGGTTAGAAATCAAAAAATTCTGTAAATACTGTCAAAAATACACGTTACATAAAGAGACGAAATAGATATTGGAGGGACTCAAATGAAGTTTTTACGTAGTGTTAAAGATGAGATGAAACAAGTAACTTGGCCATCAAAAAAACAATTACGCAAAGATACATTGGTCGTTATTGAAACGTCAATTATTTTCGCAGCATTGTTCTTTGTCATGGATACTGCAGTTCAAACAGTGTTTGGCTGGATTCTTAAATAATTAAAACTAGTAATTTAAGGAAAACGGTGCTATAATTGCAGAGGAGAAAAACTTCGGGGAACTGAGGTTTTTTTATTTTCACTTACAAAAGAAACCGAGTTTTAAGGACACCTTTAAGACTCTTGATTGATTATTTTCCACTATAAAACTAAAGGAGCTGCATCAAAATGGAATCATTTGAAAAAAATTGGTATGTACTTCATACATACTCTGGTTACGAGAACAAGGTCAAAGCAAACATTGAATCACGTGCACAAAGCATGGGAATGGGTGATTTTATTTTCCGTGTTGTTGTTCCAGAAGAAACTGCGACAGAAATAAAAAATGGAAAAGAAAAAGAAATCATCAATAAAACATTCCCAGGATATGTCTTGGTAGAAATGACTATGACCGATGATTCTTGGTACGTTGTCCGTAATACACCTGGTGTTACAGGATTTGTTGGTTCACATGGCGCAGGAAGCAAACCAGCTCCACTATTACAAGAAGAGATCAACCATATTCTACGTTCGATCGGTATGAGTACTCGTCAGTCTGATTTGGATGTAGCTTTAGGTGATACGGTTCGAATCATTGAAGGAGCATTCTCGGGTCTTGAAGGAGAAGTGACTGAGGTGGATGAGGAACGTCAAAAATTAAAAGTAAATATCGATATGTTCGGTCGTGAAACAAGTACAGAGTTAGACTTTGAACAAGTAGATTCAATTTAAGTTTTAGAAATACAGAGCAAGTCAGGACTGAAAATTCGGTTGGGCTTGCTTTTTTGATTCTTATGGAGGTTCAGTGATGGAAAGAAAACAGTTGTTTTATGTAGTATTGATTTGTTTCGCGCTCTTTTTTACAGGCTGTGGAAGTAAAAAAATAGTAGAGCAAAAGCCTTCATCAAACCCAACAAGTTCTAGTGAAACTGAGTCGAAGTCAGCAGTTCCTACACTTTTTATTCATGGTTATAGTGGCGGTAATGGTTCGTTTGGTGGAATGATCAAGCGTTTAGAAGCAGATGATTTTACGAAAAAAGAAGTTGTTTTGACTGTTAGCGCAGAAGGAAAAATCAATGCTTCAGGAAAACTTACGGGGAAAGAAAACAACCCGAGTGTTCAAGTATTATTTGAGGATAATAAAAATAATGAATGGAACCAAGCGGAGTGGATCAAAAATTGTCTGATTTACCTTCGAGATACATTTGAAATCAATCAGGTCAATCTTGTCGGACATTCGATGGGTGGTGTCAGTACATTAAGGTATTTGACGACTTATGGCGATGATCCAAGCTTACCCACAGTTCAAAAATTTGTTGCGATCGCAGCACCTTTCAATAATTTTGTTGAATTGTCAGAAGGTGAGACGGTCGATGGTTTGATTGCAAATGGGCCATCTGTTCAAAGTGAACGCTATGCTGATTATGTGAATGGGATCGATAAAGTTTCAGCAGGAATGCCAGTACTGATTCTTGCCGGAGATATAGAAGATGGTAGTTTAAGCGATGAGATCGTTCCAGTAGCAGATGCACTAAGCGTAATAGCTTTATTTAAAGCACATGGAAATAAGGTTCAAGAAAAAATCTTTTATGGAAAAAATGCACAACACAGTCAGCTGCATGAAAATAGAGAAGTAGATCAGACGGTTGCAAACTTTTTGTGGCGTTCTGATAAATAAACCTAAAAAACTGTTGCAGTCTCCATTGAGTTTAATCTGGAGCGCAACAGTTTTTCAGTTTATTTGGTTTGATTAGCAGCAATTTCTTTTGTTAAACGTTGTGCAGTCGGTGTCATCGCCAACCCGCCTTCAGCTGTTTCTTTGAATATTTGCGGCATTTGCCGTCCTACTTGATACATTGCTGCGACAACTTCATCTGGGGGAATCACGCTGCGGATACCAGCAAGTGCCATATCTGCTGAGATAAAAGCTTGAGAAGAGCCCAAAGCATTTCGTTTCACACAAGGAACTTCAACAAGTCCTGCAACAGGATCACAAATCAAGCCCATCATATTTTTTAAAGTG
This sequence is a window from Enterococcus wangshanyuanii. Protein-coding genes within it:
- a CDS encoding alpha/beta fold hydrolase — encoded protein: MERKQLFYVVLICFALFFTGCGSKKIVEQKPSSNPTSSSETESKSAVPTLFIHGYSGGNGSFGGMIKRLEADDFTKKEVVLTVSAEGKINASGKLTGKENNPSVQVLFEDNKNNEWNQAEWIKNCLIYLRDTFEINQVNLVGHSMGGVSTLRYLTTYGDDPSLPTVQKFVAIAAPFNNFVELSEGETVDGLIANGPSVQSERYADYVNGIDKVSAGMPVLILAGDIEDGSLSDEIVPVADALSVIALFKAHGNKVQEKIFYGKNAQHSQLHENREVDQTVANFLWRSDK
- the rpmG gene encoding 50S ribosomal protein L33; its protein translation is MATKKAALACSDCGSRNYSKAVSEGKRGERLEIKKFCKYCQKYTLHKETK
- the nusG gene encoding transcription termination/antitermination protein NusG — encoded protein: MESFEKNWYVLHTYSGYENKVKANIESRAQSMGMGDFIFRVVVPEETATEIKNGKEKEIINKTFPGYVLVEMTMTDDSWYVVRNTPGVTGFVGSHGAGSKPAPLLQEEINHILRSIGMSTRQSDLDVALGDTVRIIEGAFSGLEGEVTEVDEERQKLKVNIDMFGRETSTELDFEQVDSI
- the secE gene encoding preprotein translocase subunit SecE codes for the protein MKFLRSVKDEMKQVTWPSKKQLRKDTLVVIETSIIFAALFFVMDTAVQTVFGWILK